The Desulfovibrio aminophilus genome window below encodes:
- a CDS encoding branched-chain amino acid ABC transporter permease, with protein sequence MKRSAPLIVLAGMAALPFLGLSSYVMHLLILVIMWSVSGMAWNLLGGYTGQVSFGHAAFFGLGAYCAGLASFHLNISAWYGFPLSIPFVAATALVMGLIVLRLRGPYFVLATLALGEIMRITAENLTDLTQGNLGIMIQRTWVEKTGYYYVILAVAALTFWVVKLLAESRWGYYFVAIREDQDAAESLGINTTLYKTVALTVSAVITGFSGAFYMNYMGYIDPQVVFSLGDISILTIMVVMVGGVATYWGPVVGAVIMVLLAEVIRSLPYVGTAYQTLFGVLLIVIIIYLPNGLVGDRQTLARLFKKKGAAV encoded by the coding sequence ATGAAGCGTTCCGCCCCCCTGATCGTGCTCGCGGGCATGGCCGCACTGCCCTTTCTGGGTCTGTCCAGCTACGTGATGCACCTGCTCATCCTGGTCATCATGTGGTCCGTCTCGGGCATGGCCTGGAACCTGCTCGGCGGCTACACCGGCCAGGTATCCTTCGGCCACGCGGCCTTCTTCGGCCTGGGCGCGTACTGCGCGGGCCTGGCCAGCTTCCACCTGAACATCTCGGCCTGGTACGGCTTTCCGCTGTCCATCCCGTTCGTGGCCGCGACCGCCCTGGTCATGGGCCTGATCGTGCTGCGGCTGCGCGGGCCCTACTTCGTCCTGGCCACCCTGGCCCTGGGCGAGATCATGCGCATCACGGCCGAGAACCTCACGGACCTGACCCAGGGCAACCTGGGGATCATGATCCAGCGCACCTGGGTGGAGAAGACCGGATACTACTACGTGATCCTGGCCGTGGCCGCGCTGACCTTCTGGGTGGTCAAGCTCCTGGCCGAGAGCCGCTGGGGCTACTACTTCGTGGCCATCCGCGAGGACCAGGACGCGGCCGAGAGCCTGGGCATCAACACCACGCTCTACAAGACCGTCGCGCTCACGGTGAGCGCGGTCATCACCGGCTTTTCCGGCGCGTTCTACATGAACTACATGGGCTACATCGACCCGCAGGTGGTCTTCTCCCTGGGCGACATCTCCATCCTGACCATCATGGTGGTCATGGTCGGCGGCGTGGCCACCTACTGGGGCCCGGTGGTGGGCGCGGTGATCATGGTCCTCCTGGCCGAGGTCATCCGCTCCCTGCCCTATGTGGGCACGGCCTACCAGACCCTCTTCGGCGTGCTGCTCATCGTCATCATCATCTACCTGCCCAACGGCCTGGTGGGCGACCGTCAGACGCTCGCCCGTCTCTTCAAGAAGAAAGGAGCGGCGGTCTGA
- a CDS encoding ABC transporter ATP-binding protein, producing MALLTVDKVSMFFGGLAALSNISFSVEQGEILALIGPNGAGKTTLFNVVNGFYKPSRGEVRFKDRRVSGLKPHQICRLGVARTFQVVKPLQRMSVLDNVVASAFLRSRTKAGAERRALEILEFTGLMEDREMISKGLPLGKRKRLEIARALATEPELILLDESFAGLNPAELDVSIEIIKGIKKKGVTIMIIEHHMKVIMSISDRIVVLNYGQKIAEGTPAEISANPLVVEAYLGEAEGA from the coding sequence ATGGCACTCCTCACGGTGGACAAGGTCTCGATGTTCTTCGGCGGCCTGGCCGCCCTCTCCAACATCTCCTTTTCCGTGGAGCAGGGCGAGATCCTGGCGCTCATCGGGCCCAACGGCGCGGGCAAGACCACGCTCTTCAACGTGGTCAACGGCTTCTACAAACCCTCCCGGGGCGAGGTCCGCTTCAAGGACCGCAGGGTCTCCGGGCTCAAACCGCATCAGATCTGCCGCCTGGGCGTGGCGCGCACCTTCCAGGTGGTCAAGCCGCTCCAGCGCATGAGCGTGCTGGACAACGTCGTCGCCTCGGCCTTCCTGCGCTCCAGGACCAAGGCCGGGGCCGAGCGGCGGGCGCTGGAGATTCTCGAATTCACCGGACTCATGGAGGACCGGGAGATGATCTCCAAGGGCCTGCCCCTGGGCAAGCGCAAGCGCCTGGAGATCGCCCGGGCCCTGGCCACGGAGCCGGAGCTCATCCTCCTGGACGAGTCCTTCGCGGGCCTGAACCCGGCCGAGCTGGACGTCTCCATCGAGATCATCAAGGGCATCAAGAAGAAAGGCGTCACGATCATGATCATCGAGCACCACATGAAGGTGATCATGTCCATCTCCGACCGCATCGTCGTGCTCAACTACGGCCAGAAGATCGCCGAGGGGACCCCGGCCGAGATCAGCGCCAACCCCCTCGTGGTCGAGGCCTACCTCGGGGAGGCTGAAGGTGCTTGA
- a CDS encoding ABC transporter ATP-binding protein produces the protein MKVLEIRNINVFYGDVQVIWDVSFQVREGEIVALIGANGAGKSTILRTISALLRPASGEILFDGAAIHGMDPYRLIDLGLAHCPEARRLFVEMSVEENLDLGALRGEAKKNRAATKEMVYGLFPRLKERRRQQSGTLSGGEQQMLAIGRALMSHPRLVMFDEPSLGLAPILVRDIFEIIGKIRAEGRTVLIVEQNVRQTLAIADRAYVLETGKLVMQGEGRAMLNDPHVKAAYLGV, from the coding sequence CTGAAGGTGCTTGAGATCAGGAACATCAACGTCTTCTACGGCGACGTCCAGGTGATCTGGGACGTCTCCTTTCAGGTGCGCGAGGGCGAGATCGTGGCCCTCATCGGGGCCAACGGCGCGGGCAAGTCCACGATCCTGCGGACCATCTCGGCGCTGCTGCGTCCCGCCTCGGGCGAAATCCTCTTCGACGGCGCGGCCATCCACGGCATGGACCCCTACCGGCTCATCGACCTGGGGCTGGCGCACTGCCCGGAGGCCCGCCGCCTGTTCGTGGAGATGAGCGTGGAGGAGAACCTGGACCTGGGGGCCCTGCGCGGGGAGGCCAAGAAGAACCGCGCGGCCACCAAGGAGATGGTCTACGGTCTGTTTCCCCGGCTCAAGGAGCGCCGCCGCCAGCAGTCCGGCACGCTCTCCGGCGGCGAGCAGCAGATGCTGGCCATCGGCCGGGCGCTCATGTCCCATCCCCGGCTCGTCATGTTCGACGAGCCCTCCCTGGGCCTGGCCCCGATCCTCGTGCGCGACATCTTCGAGATCATCGGCAAGATCCGCGCCGAGGGCCGCACCGTGCTCATCGTGGAGCAGAACGTGCGCCAGACCCTGGCCATCGCGGACCGCGCCTACGTCCTGGAGACCGGCAAGCTCGTCATGCAGGGCGAGGGCCGGGCCATGCTCAACGACCCCCACGTCAAGGCCGCCTATCTCGGCGTCTAA
- a CDS encoding CBS and ACT domain-containing protein, with the protein MLVKDWMTTYVHTVGPDDPINDAVLLLKEKNIRHLPVVENGMVVGVLSDRDIKEYAPSKGTSLDIYELNYLLAKTAVRQVMRRPAVTIGPDVPVEEAAMMLFDQRIGCLPVVDGGKLVGIISDRDMYRVLVEITGARRGGSRVSLALDDRSGSIKEAADVLRKHGYRLQSIMSTNEKAGPGQRYVVLRTRGEGDYEAMRKEMKETYGINVRVRKG; encoded by the coding sequence ATGCTGGTCAAGGACTGGATGACGACCTACGTGCACACCGTCGGGCCGGACGACCCGATCAACGACGCCGTGCTGCTGCTCAAGGAGAAGAACATCCGCCACCTGCCCGTGGTCGAGAACGGCATGGTCGTGGGGGTGCTCTCCGACCGCGACATCAAGGAATACGCGCCCTCCAAGGGCACCTCCCTGGACATTTACGAGCTGAACTACCTCCTGGCCAAGACCGCGGTGCGCCAAGTCATGCGCCGCCCGGCCGTGACCATCGGCCCGGACGTGCCCGTGGAGGAGGCGGCCATGATGCTCTTCGACCAGCGCATCGGCTGCCTGCCCGTGGTGGACGGCGGCAAGCTGGTGGGCATCATCTCCGACCGCGACATGTATCGCGTCCTGGTGGAGATCACCGGCGCGCGCCGGGGCGGCTCGCGGGTGAGCCTGGCCCTGGACGACCGCTCCGGCTCCATCAAGGAGGCCGCCGACGTGCTGCGCAAGCACGGCTACCGGCTCCAGAGCATCATGTCCACGAACGAGAAGGCCGGGCCGGGCCAGCGCTACGTGGTCCTCCGCACGCGCGGCGAGGGCGACTACGAGGCCATGCGCAAGGAGATGAAGGAGACCTACGGGATCAACGTGCGCGTGCGCAAGGGCTGA
- a CDS encoding ATP-binding protein, producing the protein MLAFIRSSYFQGLLDSFQTGVILFNDAGRAYAVNSALPRLLGVSRETLARTTWDAFFLQLGLNEDLEEYLEAVGPLDRPRELPPTDFEYQHPGGGSVRLSLSRSLLVDFGKLFGITVQIADMSDIYALHEREKAMLEENRLLQRHRAQGLQKLSMAVAHQIRNPLMAVGGFSDLLLRRLPEAAPETELVRPILDSARRLEAVVEAVSSFAAIRLGEVGPCALGPLAREALDLAAAGLARAAGHSLDIAGDGATVAADADLLRRALAALLRNSLEAADGPCRLRLGLEPLEDCWELSLLDEGPGVAEEHLPYVFDPFYSTRPLSVGMGLTTAQRIAHEHGGGISLGPGPRGGCLVRLVLPRRAAGNGRFSP; encoded by the coding sequence ATGCTGGCGTTCATCCGTTCATCCTATTTCCAGGGGCTGCTGGACAGCTTCCAGACCGGCGTCATCCTCTTCAACGACGCGGGCCGGGCCTATGCCGTGAACTCCGCCCTGCCCCGGCTGCTGGGCGTGTCCCGCGAGACCCTGGCCCGCACCACCTGGGACGCCTTCTTCCTCCAGCTCGGGCTGAACGAGGACCTGGAGGAGTACCTGGAGGCCGTCGGCCCCCTGGACCGGCCCCGGGAACTGCCGCCCACGGACTTCGAATACCAGCACCCCGGCGGCGGGTCCGTGCGGCTCTCGCTCTCCCGCTCGCTGCTGGTGGATTTCGGCAAGCTCTTCGGCATCACCGTGCAGATCGCGGACATGAGCGACATCTACGCCCTGCACGAGCGCGAGAAGGCCATGCTGGAGGAGAACCGCCTGCTCCAGCGCCACCGCGCCCAGGGCCTGCAGAAGCTCTCCATGGCCGTGGCCCACCAGATCCGCAATCCGCTCATGGCCGTGGGCGGCTTCAGCGACCTGCTCCTGCGCCGCCTGCCCGAGGCCGCGCCTGAAACCGAGCTGGTGCGGCCCATTCTGGACAGCGCCCGGCGGCTGGAGGCCGTGGTCGAGGCCGTGTCCTCCTTCGCGGCCATCCGCCTGGGCGAGGTCGGGCCCTGCGCCCTGGGGCCGCTGGCCCGCGAGGCCCTGGACCTGGCCGCGGCCGGGCTGGCCCGCGCGGCCGGGCATTCCCTGGACATCGCCGGGGACGGCGCAACCGTGGCCGCCGACGCGGACCTGCTGCGCCGGGCCCTGGCGGCGCTCCTGCGCAACAGCCTGGAGGCCGCCGACGGCCCCTGCCGCCTGCGCCTGGGCCTGGAGCCGCTGGAGGACTGCTGGGAGCTGTCCCTGCTGGACGAAGGCCCGGGCGTGGCCGAGGAGCATCTGCCCTACGTCTTCGATCCCTTCTACAGCACCCGGCCGCTGTCCGTGGGCATGGGCCTGACCACGGCCCAGCGCATCGCCCACGAGCACGGCGGGGGGATCAGCCTGGGCCCCGGGCCCCGGGGCGGCTGCCTGGTGCGGCTCGTGCTGCCGCGCCGGGCGGCCGGGAACGGCCGCTTTTCTCCTTGA
- a CDS encoding malic enzyme-like NAD(P)-binding protein yields the protein MALYTKEEALAYHSDKRRGKLEVFSIKPCATQKHLTMAYSPGVAEACRAIHADTEKVYEYTNKGNLVAVVSNGTAVLGLGNIGPEAGKPVMEGKGVLFKIFADIDVYDLNIRQLDPLKVIEFCKMLEPTFGGVNLEDIKSPECFQIEQTLIKEMGIPVFHDDQHGTAIISGAGLINALEISGKKIGDIKVVVSGAGAAAVSTCRFYISMGLTREQIFMFDSKGLIHTGREGLNKEKQEFAQSKACTLAEAMNGADLFLGLSTKDILNADMVRSMAEHPVIFACANPDPEIPYAVAKEARADLIMATGRSDFPNQINNVLGFPYIFRGALDVRAKAINEEMKLAAARALADLAKEPVPAEVCALFGVKELKFGMDYVIPKPLDPRVLTWVAPAVAKAAMDSGVATQPLDLASYPAALEARMASMRARTKMAVDSFGYGF from the coding sequence ATGGCACTGTACACCAAGGAAGAGGCGCTCGCGTACCATTCCGACAAGCGCCGGGGCAAGCTGGAAGTCTTCTCCATCAAGCCCTGCGCCACCCAAAAGCATCTGACCATGGCCTACAGCCCGGGCGTGGCCGAGGCCTGCCGCGCCATCCACGCCGACACCGAGAAGGTCTACGAGTACACCAACAAGGGCAACCTCGTGGCCGTGGTCTCCAACGGCACGGCCGTGCTCGGCCTGGGCAACATCGGGCCCGAGGCGGGCAAGCCGGTCATGGAGGGCAAGGGCGTGCTCTTCAAGATCTTCGCGGACATCGACGTCTACGACCTGAACATCCGCCAGCTGGACCCGCTCAAGGTCATCGAGTTCTGCAAGATGCTCGAACCCACCTTCGGCGGCGTCAACCTCGAGGACATCAAGTCCCCGGAGTGCTTCCAGATCGAGCAGACGCTCATCAAGGAGATGGGCATTCCGGTCTTCCACGACGACCAGCACGGCACGGCCATCATCTCCGGCGCGGGACTCATCAACGCCCTGGAGATCAGCGGCAAGAAGATCGGCGACATCAAGGTCGTGGTCTCCGGCGCGGGCGCGGCGGCCGTCTCCACCTGCCGTTTCTACATCAGCATGGGCCTGACCCGCGAACAGATCTTCATGTTCGACTCCAAGGGCCTGATCCACACCGGCCGCGAGGGCCTGAACAAGGAGAAACAGGAATTCGCCCAGTCCAAGGCCTGCACCCTGGCCGAGGCCATGAACGGCGCGGACCTGTTCCTGGGCCTGTCCACCAAGGACATCCTGAACGCCGACATGGTCAGGAGCATGGCCGAGCACCCGGTGATCTTCGCCTGCGCCAACCCGGATCCGGAGATTCCCTACGCCGTGGCCAAGGAGGCCCGCGCGGACCTGATCATGGCCACCGGCCGCTCGGACTTCCCGAACCAGATCAACAACGTGCTCGGCTTCCCCTACATCTTCCGGGGCGCGCTGGACGTGCGCGCCAAGGCCATCAACGAGGAGATGAAGCTGGCCGCCGCCCGGGCCCTGGCCGACCTGGCCAAGGAGCCGGTCCCGGCCGAGGTCTGCGCCCTGTTCGGGGTCAAGGAGCTGAAGTTCGGCATGGACTACGTCATCCCCAAGCCGCTGGACCCGCGCGTGCTCACCTGGGTGGCCCCGGCCGTGGCCAAGGCGGCCATGGACTCCGGCGTGGCGACCCAGCCCCTGGACCTGGCTTCCTATCCGGCGGCCCTGGAGGCCCGCATGGCCTCCATGCGCGCCCGGACCAAGATGGCCGTGGACTCATTCGGCTACGGCTTCTAA
- a CDS encoding GNAT family N-acetyltransferase — MRHTILPAKPADAADILALQRLAYESEARLYGDRTIPPLTQTLEELRAEFERLVILKAAADPAGDGPLLGSVRAGLDGVVCRVGRLIVRPEVQGRGLGTALLAAVEERFPTAVRFSLFTGARSAGNLRLYQRLGYRPVREEAVSPALILVFLEKPGPAAR, encoded by the coding sequence ATGCGCCACACCATCCTCCCCGCGAAACCCGCCGACGCGGCGGACATCCTCGCGCTGCAGCGGCTGGCCTATGAATCCGAGGCCCGACTCTACGGCGACCGGACCATTCCGCCCCTGACCCAGACCCTGGAAGAGCTGCGGGCCGAGTTCGAGCGGCTCGTGATCCTCAAGGCCGCGGCCGATCCCGCCGGGGACGGGCCGCTTTTGGGCTCCGTGCGGGCCGGGCTGGACGGCGTGGTCTGCCGCGTCGGACGGCTCATCGTGCGGCCGGAGGTCCAGGGCCGGGGGCTGGGCACGGCCCTGCTCGCGGCGGTGGAGGAGCGCTTTCCGACGGCCGTCCGCTTCTCCCTGTTCACCGGCGCGCGGAGCGCGGGCAATCTGCGCCTCTATCAGCGGCTGGGCTACCGGCCGGTGCGCGAGGAGGCCGTGAGCCCCGCGCTCATCCTGGTCTTCCTGGAAAAGCCCGGACCGGCGGCCCGCTGA
- a CDS encoding FapA family protein — protein MASKDSLENGTCADIPDGDGSPGAADARVRFCLSEDGLKLGISRYTPPGPGGAPLTKEGLREALVRAGISLPPSEAALDKVLRHIAEDKPVTGITLVRGKPCVESRDAFLEPMGDHGRPVFPGDIVAIKRALERPEEGLSIDGRVLTPANQAQPKDLEVPRTDNVALNPSDDTVRAQVYGLAEVTPQRAVVRSLISLNENKTEARAVITATDSLDRPVTAERLARALKVLRISRPLLLENVEQALALARETGQPQQDVVLALGVPPTPGKDGWLELLIRSRDLVGTEAQGGRLDYRERGSHPSVEKGRQFARLHPPATGEEGLDLFDHPIPAASGAPLEISAGEGVTALEGGALFQAEVDGMVVVQGKTVSITDSVLVEGDVSLASGNIRVDKGSVEVRGSIQAGFVVQSAGHVVVREVVESAEVEAQGNVEVGGGILMSKGGLIRAGGHVTAQFATNARIQAGGDVVIGNEINHCLIRTPGQILAVKGKGIVQGGTLVCGKGLECNELGSPLGVATVVGVSIQTEEDQGILAERREIKKELERIDASLGCADPRVVLEKTPPEKREAVLRLLRYRMKRWARFREITQTLAEAVRKRRQEFAQAAIRVRRVAHPGVTIKIAGRTLTLTAPVERAGFRYDDQTREIVAGNI, from the coding sequence ATGGCAAGCAAGGATTCGCTGGAGAACGGAACCTGTGCCGACATTCCTGACGGCGACGGGTCGCCCGGCGCGGCCGACGCCCGGGTGCGCTTCTGCCTTTCCGAGGACGGGCTCAAGCTCGGCATCAGCCGCTACACCCCGCCCGGCCCCGGCGGCGCGCCCCTGACCAAGGAGGGCCTCCGCGAAGCCCTGGTGCGCGCCGGCATCTCCCTGCCGCCCAGCGAGGCGGCCCTGGACAAGGTTCTGCGCCATATCGCCGAGGACAAGCCGGTCACCGGCATCACCCTGGTGCGCGGCAAGCCCTGCGTGGAGTCCCGGGACGCCTTCCTTGAGCCCATGGGCGATCACGGCCGCCCCGTTTTCCCCGGCGACATCGTGGCCATCAAGCGCGCCCTGGAGCGGCCCGAGGAGGGCCTGTCCATCGACGGCCGCGTGCTCACCCCGGCCAACCAGGCCCAGCCCAAGGATCTGGAGGTGCCCCGCACGGACAACGTGGCCCTGAACCCGAGCGACGACACGGTGCGGGCCCAGGTCTACGGCCTGGCCGAGGTCACGCCCCAGCGCGCCGTGGTGCGTTCGCTCATCAGCCTGAACGAAAACAAGACCGAGGCCCGGGCCGTGATCACGGCCACGGACTCCCTGGACCGGCCGGTGACCGCCGAGCGCCTCGCCAGGGCCCTCAAGGTCCTGCGCATCTCGCGGCCGCTTCTGCTGGAGAACGTGGAGCAGGCCCTGGCCCTGGCCCGGGAGACCGGCCAGCCCCAGCAGGACGTGGTCCTGGCCCTGGGCGTGCCGCCCACGCCCGGCAAGGACGGCTGGCTGGAACTTCTCATCCGCAGCCGCGACCTGGTGGGCACCGAGGCCCAGGGCGGCCGCCTGGACTACCGCGAGCGCGGCAGCCACCCCTCGGTGGAAAAGGGCCGCCAGTTCGCCCGCCTGCACCCCCCGGCCACGGGCGAGGAAGGCCTGGACCTGTTCGACCATCCCATCCCGGCGGCCAGCGGCGCCCCCCTGGAGATCAGCGCCGGAGAGGGCGTCACGGCCCTGGAGGGCGGCGCGCTCTTCCAGGCCGAGGTGGACGGCATGGTGGTCGTCCAGGGAAAGACGGTCTCCATCACCGACAGCGTGCTCGTCGAGGGCGACGTGAGCCTGGCCTCGGGCAACATCCGCGTGGACAAGGGCTCGGTGGAGGTCCGGGGCAGCATCCAGGCCGGTTTCGTGGTCCAGTCCGCCGGGCACGTGGTGGTGCGCGAGGTGGTGGAGAGCGCGGAGGTGGAAGCCCAGGGCAACGTGGAGGTGGGCGGCGGCATCCTCATGTCCAAGGGCGGCCTGATCCGTGCCGGGGGCCACGTCACGGCCCAGTTCGCCACCAACGCCCGCATCCAGGCCGGAGGCGACGTGGTCATCGGCAACGAGATCAATCACTGCCTCATCCGCACGCCGGGCCAGATCCTGGCCGTGAAGGGCAAGGGCATCGTCCAGGGCGGAACCCTGGTCTGCGGCAAGGGCCTGGAGTGCAACGAACTCGGCTCGCCCCTGGGCGTGGCCACTGTGGTGGGCGTGAGCATCCAGACCGAAGAGGACCAGGGCATCCTGGCCGAGCGGCGGGAGATCAAGAAGGAGCTGGAGCGCATCGACGCCAGCCTGGGCTGCGCCGACCCCCGCGTGGTGCTGGAGAAGACCCCGCCGGAAAAACGCGAGGCCGTGCTCCGGCTCCTGCGCTACCGCATGAAGCGCTGGGCGCGCTTCCGGGAGATCACCCAAACCCTGGCCGAGGCCGTGCGCAAGCGGCGGCAGGAATTCGCCCAGGCCGCGATCCGCGTGCGGCGGGTGGCCCATCCGGGCGTGACCATCAAGATCGCGGGCCGGACCCTGACGCTCACCGCTCCCGTGGAGCGCGCCGGCTTCCGCTACGACGACCAGACCCGCGAGATCGTCGCCGGCAACATCTAG
- a CDS encoding BPL-N domain-containing protein, protein MSGPSPSALHVYWDESHIWGLLVVRALRAWDLPHRLVSGEEIAGGLLARERPAALIVPGGRARCKAEALGAAGVAAVRGYVNGGGTYLGFCGGAGLGLSGGEGLELCPWERGGFADRFQHFLSGHVRVDLARDHALVPEELGPSILAPVWWPAQFAPQGDGAETLARYRAPGPDFWVADLSLSALPPQILEDWENLHGIRLRPENLVGRPAVVSGRLGRGRYLLSYPHLETPASRQANAWLSHILNVILGDSSARPPLPAWDLAALPVAWADPTLLRARDIMEEIIRTGSEHFLLFWRNPWLLGWRRGIPGAALGSLYALVRECLGRPETEAARGYWREKAPEFGRLAELFHQGVTGYLLSERLAMTVLHSAPEALHPRGLRGQREALFGPPPSSGGLYADLSRILEELCRRQD, encoded by the coding sequence ATGTCCGGCCCATCCCCATCCGCCCTGCACGTCTACTGGGACGAATCCCACATCTGGGGCCTGCTCGTGGTCCGGGCCCTGCGCGCCTGGGACCTGCCCCACCGGCTGGTGAGCGGCGAGGAGATCGCGGGCGGCCTGCTGGCCCGGGAGCGCCCGGCGGCCCTCATCGTTCCCGGCGGCCGGGCCCGGTGCAAGGCCGAGGCCCTGGGAGCCGCCGGGGTGGCGGCCGTGCGCGGCTACGTGAACGGCGGCGGGACCTATCTCGGCTTCTGCGGCGGCGCGGGCCTGGGCCTGTCCGGGGGCGAGGGCCTGGAGCTCTGCCCCTGGGAGCGAGGCGGCTTCGCGGACCGCTTCCAGCATTTCCTCAGCGGCCACGTGCGCGTGGACCTGGCCCGGGACCATGCCCTGGTGCCCGAAGAGTTGGGCCCCTCGATCCTGGCCCCGGTCTGGTGGCCCGCGCAGTTCGCGCCCCAGGGCGACGGGGCCGAGACCCTGGCCCGCTACCGGGCCCCGGGCCCGGATTTCTGGGTCGCGGACCTGAGCCTTTCCGCCCTGCCGCCGCAGATCCTGGAGGACTGGGAAAACCTCCACGGCATCCGCCTCCGGCCGGAGAACCTCGTGGGACGTCCGGCCGTGGTGTCCGGCAGGCTGGGCCGGGGCCGCTACCTGCTCTCCTACCCCCACCTGGAGACTCCGGCATCGCGCCAGGCCAATGCCTGGCTCTCGCACATCCTGAACGTGATCCTCGGGGACTCCTCCGCGCGGCCGCCCCTGCCCGCCTGGGACCTGGCCGCCCTGCCCGTGGCCTGGGCCGACCCGACGCTCCTGCGCGCCCGGGACATCATGGAGGAGATCATCCGCACGGGCAGCGAGCACTTCCTGCTCTTCTGGCGCAATCCCTGGCTCCTGGGCTGGCGGCGCGGCATCCCGGGCGCGGCCCTGGGCAGCCTCTACGCCCTGGTGCGCGAGTGTCTGGGCCGCCCGGAGACCGAGGCCGCCCGAGGCTACTGGCGGGAAAAGGCCCCGGAGTTCGGCCGCCTGGCCGAGCTGTTCCACCAGGGCGTCACCGGCTACCTGCTCTCCGAGCGGCTGGCCATGACCGTCCTGCACTCCGCGCCCGAGGCCCTTCATCCGCGCGGACTCAGGGGCCAGCGCGAAGCCCTGTTCGGGCCGCCGCCCTCCTCCGGCGGCCTCTACGCCGACCTCTCCCGCATCCTCGAGGAGCTCTGCCGCCGCCAGGACTGA